A window from Candidatus Effluviviaceae Genus V sp. encodes these proteins:
- a CDS encoding family 16 glycosylhydrolase, with translation MGPGCESVTGTREVSLVWSDEFDGPEGQSPDTTNWMFDIGTDWGNNQLEYDTDRPENVSLDGEGNLRIVAREESYQGQDYTSGRITTRYRFARTRGRFEARIKLPIGQGIWPAFWLLGADFGTVGWPDCGEIDIMEYRGQLPNVASGALHGPGYSGGGSVGGTYTLPSDTFNDDFHVFAVDWDANSITWSVDDQDYMTLTPSDLPSGTEWVFDHDFFIILNVAVGGNYVGPPDASTTFPQTMLIDYVRVYGTAK, from the coding sequence ATGGGACCGGGATGTGAGTCGGTCACCGGCACGCGGGAGGTCAGTCTCGTGTGGTCCGACGAGTTCGACGGACCCGAGGGGCAGTCGCCCGACACGACGAACTGGATGTTTGACATCGGCACCGACTGGGGCAACAACCAGCTTGAGTACGACACCGACCGGCCCGAGAACGTCTCGCTCGACGGGGAAGGGAACCTCAGGATCGTCGCGCGCGAGGAGAGCTATCAGGGACAGGACTACACCTCCGGCCGCATCACGACGCGCTACCGGTTCGCCCGGACACGTGGCCGGTTCGAAGCCCGCATCAAGCTCCCCATAGGACAGGGCATCTGGCCGGCGTTCTGGCTCCTCGGGGCCGACTTCGGGACCGTCGGCTGGCCCGACTGCGGGGAGATCGACATCATGGAGTACCGCGGGCAGCTTCCGAACGTCGCCAGCGGCGCGCTCCACGGTCCCGGCTACTCCGGCGGCGGGTCGGTCGGGGGGACCTACACGCTCCCGAGCGACACGTTCAACGACGACTTCCACGTCTTCGCCGTCGACTGGGACGCGAACTCGATCACCTGGTCGGTCGATGATCAGGACTACATGACGCTGACCCCCTCGGACCTCCCGTCGGGGACCGAGTGGGTCTTCGACCACGACTTCTTCATCATTCTGAACGTCGCCGTCGGCGGGAACTACGTCGGCCCGCCCGACGCGTCCACCACGTTCCCCCAGACGATGCTCATAGACTACGTCAGAGTCTACGGGACGGCCAAATGA
- a CDS encoding ABC transporter substrate-binding protein: protein MTAALVAVLTAVLLPGCTVDHQTAPPDVLVVSVEQHSSWIRNFNPLTTASAARWPTVAGVYEPLYVFNSVKSEHVPWLAVSHEWRESNLVLRVTTREGVRWSDGEPFSARDVYFTFDLLREFPALDDIGAWTFLEDIRLVDENTLDFRFQRLFVPGFGRIVTQVIVPEHIWKDVEDPVSFPNENPVATGPFTEVRVFRNQVYELGRNPYYWQEGKPAVEALRFPALPSNDRANLALVFDEVDWAGNFVPAIDRVFVERSPETHDYWFPLTGSTIFLYVNTQKPPFDDVHVRKAFSMAVDRQLLVEVALYNYTRPADATALSDAFLAWKDPDALAAGDWVAFDVERANAILDEAGYERGEDGFRVDENGDPLTFDVMTVSGWSDWVRAAQVIARGFEEIGVSASVRTYDFGAWFQRVQKGDFDMSLGWSYEGPTPYTFYRWLMSPETVEPVGEIAAGNWHRFGSAAADSVLVAFEGEPDLEGQRRLAARLQRIFVSEAPAIPLYPNPSWAEFNVGRFDGFPTEENPYADPSPNKTGAGETLLVLTTLRPRGTPEQDPGGDAR from the coding sequence CTGACAGCAGCGCTCGTCGCCGTCCTGACGGCGGTGCTTCTCCCTGGCTGCACGGTCGACCACCAGACGGCCCCGCCCGACGTACTGGTCGTGTCGGTCGAGCAGCACTCCTCGTGGATCAGGAACTTCAACCCGCTGACCACGGCGTCGGCCGCGAGGTGGCCGACGGTCGCGGGCGTCTACGAGCCGCTCTATGTGTTCAACAGCGTGAAGTCGGAGCACGTGCCGTGGCTCGCAGTGTCGCACGAGTGGCGCGAGAGCAACCTCGTGCTGCGCGTCACGACGCGCGAGGGCGTCCGCTGGTCCGACGGGGAACCGTTCTCGGCGCGCGACGTCTACTTCACCTTCGACCTTCTGAGGGAGTTCCCCGCGCTCGACGACATCGGCGCGTGGACCTTTCTCGAGGACATCCGGCTCGTCGACGAGAACACGCTCGACTTCCGCTTCCAGCGTCTCTTCGTGCCCGGGTTCGGGCGCATCGTCACGCAGGTCATCGTCCCGGAGCACATCTGGAAGGACGTCGAGGACCCGGTCTCGTTCCCCAACGAGAACCCGGTCGCGACCGGCCCCTTCACCGAGGTGCGCGTCTTCCGGAACCAGGTCTACGAGCTCGGAAGGAACCCCTACTACTGGCAGGAGGGGAAGCCGGCCGTCGAGGCGCTCCGGTTCCCCGCGCTGCCTTCGAACGACCGCGCGAACCTCGCTCTCGTGTTCGACGAGGTCGACTGGGCCGGGAACTTCGTGCCGGCCATCGACCGTGTGTTCGTCGAGCGCTCGCCCGAGACCCACGACTACTGGTTCCCGCTGACCGGCAGCACGATCTTCCTCTACGTCAACACGCAGAAGCCGCCGTTCGACGACGTCCATGTTCGGAAGGCGTTCAGCATGGCGGTCGACCGTCAGCTGTTGGTCGAGGTCGCCCTCTACAACTACACGAGGCCCGCGGACGCGACGGCGCTCTCCGACGCCTTCCTCGCGTGGAAGGACCCCGACGCGCTCGCGGCCGGCGACTGGGTCGCCTTCGACGTCGAGCGGGCGAACGCGATCCTGGACGAGGCCGGATACGAGCGGGGAGAGGACGGGTTCCGGGTCGACGAGAACGGCGACCCGCTGACCTTCGACGTCATGACCGTCTCCGGATGGTCTGACTGGGTCCGCGCGGCGCAGGTCATCGCCCGCGGGTTCGAGGAGATCGGCGTCAGCGCGTCTGTCAGGACGTACGACTTCGGGGCCTGGTTCCAGCGCGTCCAGAAGGGCGACTTCGACATGAGCCTGGGGTGGTCGTACGAGGGCCCGACGCCCTACACGTTCTACCGCTGGCTGATGTCGCCCGAGACGGTCGAGCCCGTAGGCGAGATCGCGGCGGGGAACTGGCACCGGTTCGGAAGCGCCGCGGCCGACAGCGTGCTCGTCGCGTTCGAGGGCGAGCCCGACCTCGAGGGACAGCGGCGGCTCGCCGCCAGGCTCCAGCGCATCTTCGTTTCCGAGGCTCCGGCCATCCCGCTCTATCCGAACCCCTCGTGGGCCGAGTTCAACGTCGGGCGCTTCGACGGCTTCCCCACGGAGGAGAACCCGTACGCCGACCCGTCGCCGAACAAGACCGGGGCGGGGGAGACCCTGCTCGTCCTCACGACCCTGAGGCCGCGCGGGACGCCGGAGCAGGACCCGGGAGGTGACGCAAGGTGA